The Thermotoga sp. Ku-13t region GAATTAATTATTCAGGTAATGAAATTTTAAAGATGAACATCATCCAGAGAACTTTGTCAATTCATATAGGAAGTGCGGCGTACTAAGAAAACATAGAAAGTTTATCACAAATCGTGATATGGCTAGTAAAGCTCTGTTCCTATTATTTCAAATTAATCCAAAGATAGCCGTTCTCTTTACAAAAGTTTTTGGATAACCATAATTCTGCCTTACTAAACTGAACTTTGGGAAATGTCACGTTTAAACTCACGGAAGGTTAAATTAGGAGGAACTTAATCATGAGGATTCTTGTTGTATCATTGAAATTTTCACCAGGGCATTTTTCGCATATGGTCGCATATACCAAGTTGTTTTTGGAACTTGGTCATGATGCATTCCTATTCTTGTCAAAAGATTATTCCGATATGGTTGAAGAACAAGAAATACCTGTTCTATTTTTTGAAGAAAACACCCGGTATCCTGAGGCAGGTCTTGTATTGTTTCACAATGTATCAACTATCAATCACAAAGTCGCAGATTATTACAAAAAAAGGGTGCTAAAATTATTTATGTTTATCATGAGCCATTTGATAGTGTTTCCGAGTACTTGAAAGAGGGAATAAAGCAAACAATAAAGGCCATTGGGGCACATTATTTTTAAACTAAACTGCTAAAATTATCAGATTTGGTGATTGTACCATCAAATTTTGCATTGAAGCTTTACCAGAAGAGTGATGTGAAATATTGCAAGAATGTAGAAGTAATACCACTTTTGTTCGACGATGAACTAAAAGAATCACTAGATATCGATAAAAAGGAGTATTTCTCATATATCGGACACGCTGTAGTTGGTCATGCATTTGATGTTTACTTAGATTTCATCAAGTATGCTTACAAGAAAGGAAGTAAGTTGAAATTCATGATTGCAACTAAAACAAACCTAAATAAAATACTTTCAAGGGATAAAATCCTTCAGGAGATGATTTCAAAAGATGTTTTAAAGGTAACACACGGAAGGCCTTTGAAGAATACCGAGATAAATGACGTGTATTTTAGAAGTTTTTGTGTGTAGAATATTTATAGGAGAAGTACCCAAAGTGGAGTCCTTCCTAAGGCTTTCATGTTTGGAACGCCAGTTATAGCATCGAAGGTTGGGAGTTTCCCAGAGTATGTTATGAACGGTAAAAATGGCTTTATCTTGGAAACAAAAAATATAAGTGATTATCGATATCTTCTCACTCTCGTCCATGAAGTTCAAAACAAATTGGCACGTATGTCGTTGAACGCTAGAGAAACATTTAAGAGAACTTTCTGGTACAAAGCTTATGTTGCTAAGGTAAAGAATTTACTGGCGAAGATAACAAGTTAACGTCAATTTTAGGAGGGAAAAATCGTATGCAGTCTTTAGAAATTATAGTTGTTTCTCCTTACTCACCCAAATGGTCAAACATCGGATCAATAAGGTGGGAAAAACTGGCTAAATATCTCTCTAAACGCCATAAAATAACATTAATTACAAGTGCCTTTCCTGAAAAAGGTTATGAGCGCTCTTATGACATTGGAAATGCAAACCTGATAGAAGTCCCGTTGAAATTCTATTGGAAAAATCCCTACACACTTTCAAAACAAAATACACGCGAATACAATAGTCGAATTTCTTTTCTGCGGAAACTAAAAGCAGAACTGCGGGTTCCTTTAGAAAGAGTTTTTCCAATATCATCAGGTGGAATGCTTTGTCACGATATGAACTCTTATAAGAGGGAAATAGAAAAATTAATTTCTAAAGAAAAAACAACGGTGCTTATAACCACCTATGACCCCTGGTTTACACTTAAATTAGGAAATTACTTTAAGCGAAGGTATGAGAAGCTATTTTGGATAGCAGACTTTAGGGATCCTTCGTTTGGAATACATGAAAGCAAATTGTCAAATTTGCCACTTTTTAGGATGCAAACTAAAAAAATTCTCAGATTATCGGATCTAATCACAGTTGTTACAAAATACATGCAACAATCTTATTCCGAATTAACATCAAAAAAGGTTATTTTTCTCCCAAATGGATATGATGG contains the following coding sequences:
- a CDS encoding glycosyltransferase family 4 protein, giving the protein MQSLEIIVVSPYSPKWSNIGSIRWEKLAKYLSKRHKITLITSAFPEKGYERSYDIGNANLIEVPLKFYWKNPYTLSKQNTREYNSRISFLRKLKAELRVPLERVFPISSGGMLCHDMNSYKREIEKLISKEKTTVLITTYDPWFTLKLGNYFKRRYEKLFWIADFRDPSFGIHESKLSNLPLFRMQTKKILRLSDLITVVTKYMQQSYSELTSKKVIFLPNGYDGSLHFGESSNKIKKENHLSIAYTGSLHPKTREISYFVTVLEKVTTISPQVKVSFNYAGFQADIVEAEFSKRKLGKILNNHGFLKRDQALKLQKQADILLLIAYTGDDPEIGKSIRTGKVYEYLASGKPILAIAPRDWEMKEEIECDGVSKVFDKNQIDEMAQYLVDLARRQKIEINFQKRKEVIEKYLYKNLALQLERELESLVRERERDQL